From the genome of Streptacidiphilus sp. PB12-B1b:
AGCGGCCCTTGGAGGCGGACGGCTTGGCGCGGAGCACCTCGTCCAGGGCGGCGGCGTAGTTCTCGACCAGCTTGTCGTCATCGAACGAGGTCTTGCCGATGATGAGGTGCAGGTTCGAGTGCTTGTCGACGCGGAACTCGATCTTGCCGCCCTTGATCTCGGTCACGGCCTTGGCCACGTCCGGGGTCACGGTGCCGGTCTTCGGGTTCGGCATCAGGCCACGCGGGCCGAGCACGCGGCCCAGGCGGCCGACCTTGCCCATGAGGTCCGGGGTGGCGACGACGGCGTCGAAGTCCAGGCGGCCCTTGGCCACCTCGTCGATCAGCTCGTCGGCGCCGACGATGTCGGCACCCGCAGCCTCCGCGGCCGCGGCACGGTCACCGGTCGCAAAGACCAGGACCCGGGCGGTCTTGCCGGTGCCGTGCGGAAGGTTCACGGTGCTGCGGACCATCTGGTCGGCCTTGCGCGGGTCGACGCCCAGGCGCATGGCGACCTCGACGGTGCCGTCGAACTTGGTGGTCGAGGTCTCCTTGGCGAGCCGGATGGCCTCGAGGGGGGCGTAGAGACGGTCGCGGTCGACCTTGGCGGCCGCGGCGTTCAGAGCCTTGCTGCGCTTCACTGCTGCTCCTGTGGATTCAAGACGTGGAGTTGTGGTGGCTGCGGGCCGCGCTCGGCCCTACCACTGCCAACGGGGACTGAAGGGGACTTCAGCCCTCGATGGTGATGCCCATCGACCGGGCGGTACCGGCGATGATCCTGTCGGCCTCTTCCAGGGAGTTGGCGTTCAGGTCGGGCAGCTTGGTCGTGGCGATCTCACGGACCTGGGCAGCCGACAGCTTGGCGACCTTGGTCTTGTGGGGCTCGCTGGAGCCCTTCTCGATACCGGCGGCCTTGAGGATCAGGCGCGCGGCCGGCGGGGTCTTGGTGATGAAGGTGAAGGAGCGGTCTTCGTAGACCGTGATCTCCACCGGCACGACCATGCCGCGCTGCGACTCGGTCTGCGCGTTGTAGGCCTTGCAGAACTCCATGATGTTGACGCCGTGCTGGCCCAGCGCGGGGCCGACGGGCGGGGCGGGGTTGGCCGC
Proteins encoded in this window:
- the rplA gene encoding 50S ribosomal protein L1, whose amino-acid sequence is MKRSKALNAAAAKVDRDRLYAPLEAIRLAKETSTTKFDGTVEVAMRLGVDPRKADQMVRSTVNLPHGTGKTARVLVFATGDRAAAAEAAGADIVGADELIDEVAKGRLDFDAVVATPDLMGKVGRLGRVLGPRGLMPNPKTGTVTPDVAKAVTEIKGGKIEFRVDKHSNLHLIIGKTSFDDDKLVENYAAALDEVLRAKPSASKGRYIKKIAISTTIGPGIQVDPNRTRNLLVEEDPAAV
- the rplK gene encoding 50S ribosomal protein L11 translates to MPPKKKKITGLIKLQIKAGAANPAPPVGPALGQHGVNIMEFCKAYNAQTESQRGMVVPVEITVYEDRSFTFITKTPPAARLILKAAGIEKGSSEPHKTKVAKLSAAQVREIATTKLPDLNANSLEEADRIIAGTARSMGITIEG